The following proteins are encoded in a genomic region of Ptychodera flava strain L36383 chromosome 23 unlocalized genomic scaffold, AS_Pfla_20210202 Scaffold_24__1_contigs__length_23054250_pilon, whole genome shotgun sequence:
- the LOC139124867 gene encoding multiple epidermal growth factor-like domains protein 11, whose product MVDTKLYQQQLSLIALVVTVRLISCSDDAMFPGQARQDDPHACVWFEPLTGPSVFRCCDGYFKTEESKLTENCIECPVGSYGYYCKTNCTCENGGTCNRVDGSCHCSQQYFGSSCQFACNCQNGATCMSDGSCSCANGYYGKLCDRQCVCPINSECDSKTGECVCQNGFYGDSCLPCNCSNNQQCDQINGLCSCKPGYYGENCDKHCSCFNGAYCDIDHLDLCTCTFGWIGSNCTDCDSEKRKSDGLLYCEDKCLHCYNGHTCSVQNGDCECSPGWQGNRCDKSCDVGFYGINCSEICNCEHGSCNHVDGSCWCEIGWTGQRCEVPCQNCALCRENICMSCKAGWTGENCNHKCEPGFYGNACRETCPECDCAMSCDHISGRCLDVR is encoded by the exons ATGGTTGATACGAAGCTTTATCAACAACAATTGTCACTGATCGCATTGGTTGTGACAGTAAGACTGATTTCGTGCAGTGATGATGCAATGTTTCCCGGACAGGCTAGACAGGACGATCCACATGCTTGCGTTTGGTTCGAACCACTTACAGGGCCAAG TGTTTTTAGATGCTGTGATGGTTACTTCAAAACCGAAGAGTCGAAACTGACTGAGAATTGTATAG AATGCCCTGTAGGATCATATGGATATTACTGCAAGACCAACTGCACCTGTGAAAATGGTGGGACGTGTAACAGAGTTGATGGTTCTTGCCATTGTTCACAACAGTATTTTGGAAGCAGTTGTCAATTTGCGTGTAATTGTCAAAATGGGGCAACTTGCATGTCCGACGGCTCATGTTCATGTGCAAATGGTTATTATGGAAAGCTATGTGACCGTCAATGTGTATGTCCTATAAATAGTGAATGTGATAGTAAAACAGGAGAGTGTGTCTGTCAAAATGGTTTCTATGGTGATTCATGCTTGCCATGCAACTGTTCAAACAACcaacaatgtgatcaaattaatGGTCTTTGTTCTTGCAAACCTGGTTACTATGGTGAAAACTGTGATAAACATTGTTCTTGTTTTAATGGAGCGTACTGTGATATTGATCATTTGGATCTGTGTACATGCACATTTGGATGGATTGGTTCAAACTGTACTGATTGTGATAGCGAAAAACGTAAATCAGATGGTCTTTTATATTGTGAGGATAAATGTTTGCACTGTTACAATGGACACACGTGTTCGGTTCAAAATGGCGATTGTGAGTGTTCACCTGGATGGCAAGGTAACAGATGCGATAAGAGTTGTGACGTTGGTTTCTATGGCATCAACTGCTCAGAAATATGTAACTGTGAACATGGTAGCTGTAATCATGTAGATGGTTCATGTTGGTGTGAGATTGGATGGACTGGTCAGCGCTGTGAAGTTCCTTGTCAAAATTGTGCTCTGTGCAGGGAAAATATTTGCATGTCTTGTAAAGCCGGATGGACTGGTGAGAATTGTAATCATAAATGTGAACCTGGCTTCTATGGAAATGCTTGCCGAGAAACGTGTCCAGAATGTGACTGTgccatgtcttgtgatcatatCAGTGGAAGGTGTCTTGACGTCAGGTAA